A region from the Falco rusticolus isolate bFalRus1 chromosome 4, bFalRus1.pri, whole genome shotgun sequence genome encodes:
- the GRIN3B gene encoding glutamate receptor ionotropic, NMDA 3B, whose protein sequence is MTAGAHGGLRALWLLAAALGAAGGHPHPCRVPGPAGPAVRLGALLPPAAPARLRAALLRAAGTGGGTGGSPGGAPGPGGAALPHNLSLEVVAGAPAARDPGSLARWLCGALAGRGVAAVLALPRSRRELLQLDFLAAALQVPFVSLLDSRGPLPFRAQSPFHFHMNRQSSLEMLVDVLVSILQANNWQETNLVLCHPWDISSFLGLWARRSQLFLRTILDLGYLDEAGATHYLRQHGERFRALSSPVLVLGCDLRRARLIFQAAEESGLLLQELHWLLGSPLSAGELQTEGLPLGLLAYGEVNRPPLELFIQDLVELVSRAIASAARVRPDLALLQTMVNCNDRHRVRGESSGLFLSRFLANTSFHGRTGPVRVENATLVRPEQQYRAWSLQRDSRGDPTWVTVGTWRHGKLELEEGTWQSHRQRKSPGEGAGGARMRLRVVTLVEHPFVFTREADDDGSCPAGQLCLDPGTNDSAVLDTLFEELGADNGSVPRVYKKCCYGYCIDLLEKLAEDMSFDFELYIVGDGKYGAWKNGRWTGLVGDLLSGTAHMAVTSFSINSARSKVIDFTSPFFSTSLGILVRTKDTASPIGAFMWPLHWTMWVGIFVALHMTALFLTLYEWKSPYGMTPHGRNRMKIFSYSSALNLCYAILFGRTVSSKTPKCCTGRFLMNLWAIFCLLVLSSYTANLAAVMVGDKTFEELSGIHDPKLHHPSQGFRFGTVWESSAEEYIKKSFPEMHEYMRRYNVPTTPAGVTMLKTEPPKLNAFIMDKSLLDYEVSIDSDCKLLTVGKPFAIEGYGIGLPQNSPLTSNISKFISRYKSAGFIDLLHDKWYKMVPCGKRVFAVTETLQMGIYHFSGLFVLLCIGLSGSLLTSLGEHVFYRLVLPRIKRKKKFNYWLHTSQKIHRALNMGTEEQKSQQLSSAQRCTLQPPQAPAAGQPWSTLRKEARRVRFQLDKAPPEGEGSLWHPRNGRAPRPPGRAASESELRELEDKIQEMREQLRVALVRKSELVAVLGTAKSGRLLPTQSEEPQEER, encoded by the exons ATGAC AGCGGGGGCGCATGGCGGGCTGCGGGCGCTGTGGCTgctggcggcggcgctgggggcggcggggggacaCCCGCATCCCTGCCGCGtcccgggccccgccggccccgccgtgcgcctgggggctctgctgccgcccgccgcccccgcccgcctccGCGCCGCGCTGCTGAGAGCCGCCGGCACCGGGGGCGGCAccgggggcagccccgggggggcgcccggccccgggggggcggcgcTGCCCCACAACCTCAGCCTGGAGGTGGTGGCCGGAGCCCCGGCGGCGCGGGACCCCGGCTCGCTGGCGCGGTGGCTGTGCGGGGCGCTGGCGGGGCGCGGCGTGGCCGCCGTCCTGGCTCTGCCCCGCTCCCGGcgggagctgctccagctcgACTTCCTCGCCGCCGCCCTGCAGGTCCCCTTCGTCAGCCTCCTGGACAGCCGCGGGCCCCTGCCCTTCCGAGCGCAG AGCCCTTTCCACTTCCACATGAACCGGCAGAGCTCGCTGGAGATGCTGGTGGATGTGCTGGTGAGCATCTTGCAGGCCAACAACTGGCAAGAGACCAACCTGGTGCTTTGCCACCCATGGGACATCTCCAGCTTCCTCGGCCTCTGGGCCCGCCGCTCCCAGCTCTTCCTCCGCACCATCCTGGACCTTGGCTACCTGGATGAGGCCGGGGCCACCCACTACCTCCGGCAGCACGGGGAGCGCTTCAGGGCTCTCTCCAGCCCCGTGCTGGTGCTCGGCTGCGACCTGCGGCGCGCTCGGCTCATCTTCCAGGCGGCCGAGGAGtcggggctgctgctgcaggagcttcactggctgctgggctccccacTCAGTGCTGGCGAGCTGCAGACCGAGGGGTTGCCCCTGGGGCTACTGGCCTACGGGGAGGTCAACCGGCCGCCGCTGGAGCTCTTCATCCAGGACCTGGTGGAGCTGGTGTCCCGGGCCATCGCCAGCGCCGCCCGCGTCCGCCCTgacctggctctgctgcagacgATGGTGAACTGCAATGACAGGCACCGGGTGCGCGGCGAGTCCTCGGGGCTCTTCCTCTCCCG GTTCCTGGCCAACACGTCCTTCCACGGCCGGACGGGGCCCGTGCGTGTGGAGAACGCGACGCTGGTGCGGCCGGAGCAGCAGTACCGCGCCTGGAGCCTGCAGCGGGACTCGCGGGGGGACCCCACCTGGGTGACGGTGGGCACCTGGCGGCACGGcaagctggagctggaggagggcaCGTGGCAGAGTCACCGCCAGCGCAAGAGCCCCggcgagggggctgggggggcccgCATGAGGCTGCGGGTGGTGACGCTGGTGGAGCACCCCTTCGTCTTCACCAGGGAGGCAGATGACGATGGGAGCTGCCCggctgggcagctctgcctggacCCCGGCACCAATGACTCTGCTGTGCTGGACACCCTCTTTGAGGAGCTGGGTGCCGACAACGGCTCGGTGCCGCGGGTGTACAAGAAGTGCTGCTACGGGTACTGCATCGacctgctggagaagctggctgaGGACATGTCCTTTGACTTTGAGCTCTACATTGTGGGTGATGGGAAATATGGGGCCTGGAAGAATGGGCGCTGGACGGGGCTGGTGGGGGACCTGCTCAGCGGCACGGCCCACATGGCCGTCACCTCCTTCAGCATCAACTCGGCGCGGAGCAAAGTCATCGATTTCACCAGCCCCTTTTTCTCCACCAGCCTGGGCATCCTGGTGAGGACCAAGGACACAGCGTCGCCTATCGGGGCCTTCATGTGGCCCTTGCACTGGACCATGTGGGTGGgcatctttgtggccctgcACATGACGGCACTCTTCCTCACCCTGTACGAGTGGAAGAGCCCCTATGGCATGACCCCCCACGGCCGCAACCGCATGAAGATCTTCTCCTACTCCTCAGCCCTCAACCTCTGCTACGCCATCCTCTTTGGGCGCACCGTGTCCAGCAAGACGCCCAAGTGCTGCACTGGCCGCTTCCTCATGAACCTCTGGGCCATCTTCTGCCTCCTGGTGCTCTCCAGCTACACGGCCAACCTGGCGGCTGTCATGGTGGGGGATAAGACCTTTGAGGAGCTCTCGGGCATCCATGACCCAAAG CTGCATCACCCCTCGCAGGGCTTCCGCTTTGGCACGGTGTGGGAGAGCAGCGCCGAGGAGTACATCAAGAAGAGCTTCCCCGAGATGCACGAGTACATGCGACGCTACAACGTCCCCACCACCCCCGCCGGTGTCACCATGCTCAA GACGGAGCCCCCCAAGCTCAACGCCTTCATCATGGACAAGTCGCTGCTGGACTACGAGGTCTCGATCGACTCCGACTGCAAACTGCTCACTGTGGGCAAACCCTTCGCCATTGaag GCTATGGCATTGGCCTCCCCCAGAACTCGCCGCTGACCTCCAACATCTCCAAGTTCATCAGCCGCTACAAGTCAGCCGGGTTCATCGACCTCCTGCACGACAAGTGGTACAAGATGGTGCCATGCGGCAAGCGCGTCTTCGCCGTCACGGAG ACCCTGCAGATGGGCATCTACCACTTCTCGGGCCtctttgtgctgctctgcatcGGGCTCAGTGGCTCCCTGCTCACCTCGCTGGGCGAGCACGTCTTCTACCGCCTCGTCCTGCCCCGCATCAAGCGCAAGAAGAAATTCAACTACTGGCTGCACACGAGCCAG AAAATCCACCGGGCGCTGAACATGGGCAcggaggagcagaaaagccagcaGCTGAGTTCGGCGCAGAG gtGCACCCTCCAGCCACCGCAGGCACCAGCggcagggcagccctggagcaCCCTGCGGAAGGAGGCACGGCGGGTGCGCTTCCAGCTGGACAAAGCCCCCCCTGAGGGTGAGGGGTCCCTGTGGCACCCCAGGAACGGGCGGGCACCACGGCCCCCCGGCAGGGCGGCCAGCGAGAGCGAGCTCCGGGAGCTGGAGGACAAGATCCAGGAGATGCGGGAGCAGCTGCGGGTGGCCCTGGTGAGGAAGAGTGAGCTGGTGGCCGTGCTGGGCACGGCAAAGAGCGGCCGCCTGCTGCCCACCCAGTCGGAGGAGCCCCAGGAGGAGAGGTGA
- the WDR18 gene encoding WD repeat-containing protein 18, translating to MAAPMEVALVSDAAGPLCNCSVWELHSGSALPGYRGGNSGPRGLALLGGEHLLGAQLGKSYINVWELQRKDQLQQKIICPGPVTCLTASPNGLYILAGVAESIYLWEVSNGNLLAILNRHYQDLTCLCFTDDSSHFLSGAKDCLALVWNLYSVLQAEPSQIPDPRHVWSRHSLPITDLCCGFGGPLARAATASLDQTAKLWEISSGELLLSVLFDVGIMAVTLDLSEYHMFCGGMDGSIFQVDLCAWPVQRDRTFQTERENGKVFKGHRNQVTCLSVSTDGSLLLSGSHDETVRLWDIQSKQCLKTMNHKGPVTNAFIVLAPANMFNPDGKPSVPLPKFSKHLHGTESNDEQGSEGVTLRLGLHQQESGESYLEKAEKMYAQMYSTREKNLVGDQEHLTIQVSELEEEVSTLRKINKNLFDFSARIITKPAK from the exons ATGGCGGCGCCCATGGAGGTGGCGCTGGTGTCGGACGCCGCCGGGCCGCTCTGCAACTGCTCTGTCTGGGAGCTGCACTCGGGCTCCGCTCTGCCCGGCTACCGCGGCGGCAACAGTGGGCCGCGAGGGCTGGCGCTGCTGGGCGGCGAGCACCTGCTGGGGGCCCAGCTCGGCAAGAGCTACATCAACGTCTGGGAGCTCCAGAGGAAG GACCAGCTCCAGCAGAAGATCATATGCCCTGGCCCAGTGACCTGCCTGACGGCTTCTCCCAATGGGCTCTACATCTTGGCGGGGGTTGCTGAGAGCATCTACCTGTGGGAG GTCTCCAACGGGAACCTCCTAGCCATCCTGAACCGACACTACCAGGACCTCACATGCCTCTGCTTTACTGATGACAGCAGCCACTTTCTCTCAGGGGCGAAGGACTGCCTGGCTCTGGTGTGGAACCTTTACAG tgtgctgcaggcagagccctcCCAGATCCCCGACCCTCGCCACGTGTGGTCCCGACACAGCCTCCCCATCACGGACTTGTGCTGTGGCTTTGGAGGGCCCTTGGCACGAGCTGCCACAGCCTCCCTTGACCAGACAGCAAAG CTCTGGGAAATCTCATCCGGGGAGCTCCTGCTTTCTGTCCTCTTCGATGTGGGGATCATGGCTGTGACTCTTGACCTCTCAGAGTATCACATGTTCTGCGGCGGCATGGACGGATCCATCTTCCAGGTTGACCTCTGTGCCTGG CCGGTCCAGAGAGACCGGACCTTCCAGACAGAGCGGGAGAACGGGAAGGTCTTCAAAGGACACAG GAACCAGGTGAcgtgtctgtctgtctccacGGATGGCAGCCTGCTGCTTTCCGGCTCACACGATGAAACAGTCCGGCTGTGGGACATCCAGAGCAAGCAGTGCCTGAAGACGATGAATCACAAAG GTCCGGTTACAAATGCCTTCATAGTGCTGGCCCCAGCCAACATGTTCAACCCGGATGGGAAGCCCAGTGTGCCTCTCCCCAAATTCAGCAAACACCTCCACGGCACCGAGAGCAACGACGAGCAGGGGAGCGAGGGAGTGACGCTGCGCCTCGGGCTCCACCAGCAG GAGTCTGGGGAGAGCTacctggagaaggctgagaagaTGTACGCGCAGATGTACTCAACAAGGGAAAAG AACCTGGTGGGAGACCAGGAGCATCTGACGATCCAGGTGAGCGAGCTGGAAGAGGAGGTGAGCACCCTCCGGAAAATCAACAAGAACCTCTTTGACTTCTCTGCTCGCATCATCACCAAACCAGCCAAATGA